Within Raineyella sp. W15-4, the genomic segment CCGCGCCGGACAGCCGGACGTTCGAGTAGAACACCTGGCCGTAGCCGGACAGCGAGTCGATGCCCTCCTGGACCCGGGCGCCGCCCGAGTCGTTGATGAAGACGAAGGGCGTGCCGGTCGACAGCGACGCCTCCATCATCTCGACGACCTTCTTGGACTGCGTCTCGCCGGCGGAACCGCCCATCACGGAGAAGTCCTGGGAGGCGACGTGCACCGGGCGGCCGAGAACGGCGCCGGAACCGGTCACCACGCCGTCGGCCGGGGCCTTGGCGGTGTCCATCCCGAAGGTGGTGGTCCGGTGGGTCCGGAACATCCCGGTCTCCTGGAAGGTGCCCGGGTCGAGCAGGGCGGCGATCCGCTCCCGCGCGGTCAGCTTGCCCCTCTCGTGCTGCTTCTCCAGGCGGGACTTGCCGCCACCGAGGACGGCCTCGTCACGACGCTCCTGCAGCGTGGCGAGGCGGTCGGACATGTCGTGGATCTTCTCTGCCATGGTCGTCACCTCACGCCGGCTCGACGGACACCGAACGGGACTGGCCGTTGATGGTGACCTTGTACTGGATCGGTTCGTGGAGGGCCTTGTCGAGGCCGGCGGCCTTCCGGCGCTCCTCCTCGACCTGTTCCTCGGTCATCCCCACGTTGCGGGGGCCCTGCGGGCGCTCCTTGAAGAACTTGGCGGCGACCTGGGGGAACATCGCGTTGGTGAGGATGTCCTCCTCGGTCCCGTTGAAGCCCTCGAGACCTTTGGCCTGCTCGGCCAGGCTGCCCCACTCGGGCGCCAGCAGGTCGGCGGGACGCTCGGTGATGGGTTCCTTCTTCGTCTGGGCCTTGGCCTTCTCGACGACCTCGGCGTTGCGTTCGCCGGGGCACTCGCCGTAGTAGCCGAGCATCAGGTCGGCGAACTCGCCGGTGAGCACCTTGTACTCACCCATCAGCACGTTGAACACGGCCTGGGTGCCGACGATCTGCGAGGAGGGCGTCACCAGCGGCGGGTAGCCGGCGTCCTTGCGGACGTTCGGCACCTCGGCCAGCACCTCGTCCATCCGGTCGCCGGCACCCTGCGCCTTGAGCTGCGACTCCATGTTGGAGAGCATCCCGCCGGGGATCTGGGACTGGAAGATGTCGGTCTTGACCCCGGTCACGGCGGACATGAACTTCTTGTACTTCGGCGCCACCTTGGCGAAATGCTCCCGGATCGGCTTGAGCCGGCTGCGGTCCACGGTGGTGGTGTACGGGGTGCCGTCGAGCATCTCGATCACCGACTCGGTCGGGTTGTGCCCCGGGCCGAGCGACATCGAGCTGATCGCGGTGTCGACGACATCGGCGCCGGCCTCGATCGCCTTCATCAACGCCACCTGGGTGACACCGGTGGTGGAGTGACAGTGCACGTTGATCTGCACGTCCTGGCCGTAGGTGTCCTTGATGCCCTTGACGATGTCGTACGCCGGCTGGGGCTTCAGCAGCGCGGCCATGTCCTTCAGCGCGATCGAATCGGCACCCATGTCGAGCAGCCGGCCGGCCAGCGTGATGTAGTCCTCGGTGGTGTGCACCGGGCTGACCGTGTAGCAGATCGTGCCCTGGGCGTGCTTGCCCGCCTTCTTGACGGCCTGCATGGCGTGGGCCACGTTACGCGGGTCGTTCAGCGCGTCGAAGACACGGAACACGTCCATGCCGTTTTCGGCGGACTTCTCGACGAACCTCTCGACCACCTCGTCCTCGTAGTGGCGGTAGCCCAACAGGTTCTGCCCGCGGAGCAACATCTGCAGGCGGCTGTTCGGCATGAGCGTGCGGAAAGTCCGCAGTCGCTCCCATGGGTCCTCGTTCAGGAAGCGGATGCAAGCGTCGTACGTTGCACCGCCCCAGCACTCCACGCTCCAGTAACCGGCAGCGTCGATGTCAGCGCAGGCGTCGACCATGTCTTCCATGGCCATCCGCGTCGCCATCAGGCTCTGGTGCGCGTCGCGAAGGACGAGTTCGGTGATACCAATCTCTCGCGGCTTCATGGGCCCCATCCTGCCATCGTCACGATCGACGGATTCCGGCCCCCTCCCCTTCCCGCGAACCGCGCTCTGCTAGGAACGACGCGGGTCACATCGGGTCCGGCCCAGGAACGGCAATCTTCTACGTAACCTGTCGTACGACATAGTGTCGTAAATCTCACCCCGATTTGTCCTGACAATAAGTCGTTACCGGGTCAGGGCTCGCGCAGCCCCGGCACCCGGCGGCGCAACTCGGTCAGGAAGACGCTGCGCACCTGGTCGGGGTCGAGCACCCCGTCGAGACGGCGCAGCGCTCCCGCCGCGGCCCGTTCGACGACGGCCAGCCAGGCCTCCCCCATGGCGTACGTGAACGACGACGCCACCGCCGCCCCGATCGCGCCGCCGGCGACCGACCCGGCCCCGGGGATCAGCTTGAGCAGACCGGTCACCGAGGCCCGGCCCGCCTGGGTCGCCACCGTGGTGGAGGCCACCGCCATCAGCGCGGCCCGGTCCACCGGCACCTGGTAGAGCTGCGAGATCCGCGCCATCATCGCCAGCTGCAGCGGCACCAGCACGGTGGCGTCGGAGAACGGGATCGGGGTGGCGCCGGTGGCCGCCGCCCCGGCCGCGGTGCCGGCTATGAACCGGCGCGCCTGAGCCGCCTTGCGCCGATGATCGATCTGCTGGGCCGCGGTGAGCGCGGCATGGACCGCCGCCGGCGCGCCGCGAAAGGTCGCCTCGAGGAGCGCCGTCAAGCCGTAGGACGACTGACCACTGAACGGGTCCTCCAGTGCGTAGGTGAGATACGGGTGGCCGTCGACGATCGGCAGGCCGAGGTCGGTGATGTGCTGGGCCAGGGCCACCGCATCGGGATGCAGCCGGCCGGCGGCGTCCCGGGGCACCTGGGTGAGCACCATGATCACCGGCAGGTCGAGGGCGTCCAGGCGACGGACGAACTCGGCCTCGAACGGCTCGAACCGGCGGTCCATCCCCCGCACGCAGTACCAGACCACATGGATCTGGGCCTCCACCGGCTCGCGGCGCATCCGCCGGACGTAGCTCTCCAGCTCCTTGAGCAGCTGCCGGTCATCCCGGCCGATCTCCAGCCCGCGGGTGTCCAGCAGCCCCAGCTGGCCGCGGTCGTCGAGGTAGAGGTGGGAGTCCCGGGTGACCGGCTCACCGATCCCGGTGGCCGCCACCGGCGCGCCGAACACGGCGTTGACCAGGGTGGACTTGCCGACCCCGGTCTTGCCGAAGAGCGCCAGGTTGAACCGGCCGAGCAGCTCCAGCTGCCGCTCGTACTCCGTACGGAACGCGTCGGTGAACCAGTCGGGCATGGCACGAGCCTAGTGCGCGATGCCATCAGGATTGTCGCTGCGGTGCCGCCGGGAACTACCATCTGTGTGCCTCTGTCCTCGGACAGCCCTACATTTCCAGAAGTGAAAGTCACGCTTATGCCCCAGCGCTCCGACCTGCGCAACATCGCCATCGTCGCCCACGTCGATCACGGCAAGACCACCCTCGTCGACGCCATGCTGTGGCAGTCCGGCGCCTTCCGCGAAGGTCAGGACGTGAACAACCGGGTGATGGACTCGATGGACCTGGAGCGGGAGAAGGGCATCACCATCCTCGCCAAGAACACCGCGGTCAAGCACGTGATCCGCGGCCAGGACGTCACCATCAACATCATCGACACCCCCGGCCACGCCGACTTCGGCGGCGAGGTCGAGCGCGGTCTGGAGATGGTGGACGGGGTGGTGCTGCTGGTCGATGCCTCGGAGGGGCCGCTGCCGCAGACCCGCTTCGTGCTCCGCAAGGCACTCGCCAAGCGGCTGCCGCTGATCGTCGTGGTGAACAAGGTCGACCGCCCCGACGCCCGGATCGGCGAGGTGCTCGAGGAAACGTACGACCTCTTCATGGACCTGCTGCCGGAGGACTCCGACGGCTCGGTGCTGGACTTCCCGGTGGTGTACGCCTCGGCGAAGGCCGGCCGGGCCTCGCTGACGAAGCCGGCCGACGGCGGGATGCCGGACTCCCTGGACCTGCAGCCGCTGTTCGAGACCATCCTCGACACCATCCCCGCCCCCAGGTACGAGGACGGGGCGATCCTGCAGGCCCACGTCACCAACCTCGACGCCTCCCCCTACCTGGGCCGGCTGGCGCTGTGCCGGGTCAAGCAGGGCGAGCTGCACAAGGGCCAGACGGTGGCCTGGTGCAAGCGCGACGGCAGCATCGAGAACGTCAAGCTCTCCGAGCTGCTGATGACCGAGGCGTTGGAGCGGGTCCCCGCCGAGACCGCCGGTCCCGGCGACATCGTCGCCATCGCGGGCATCCCGGAGATCACCATCGGCGAGACGCTCTCCGACCCGGAGAA encodes:
- a CDS encoding GTPase family protein; the protein is MPDWFTDAFRTEYERQLELLGRFNLALFGKTGVGKSTLVNAVFGAPVAATGIGEPVTRDSHLYLDDRGQLGLLDTRGLEIGRDDRQLLKELESYVRRMRREPVEAQIHVVWYCVRGMDRRFEPFEAEFVRRLDALDLPVIMVLTQVPRDAAGRLHPDAVALAQHITDLGLPIVDGHPYLTYALEDPFSGQSSYGLTALLEATFRGAPAAVHAALTAAQQIDHRRKAAQARRFIAGTAAGAAATGATPIPFSDATVLVPLQLAMMARISQLYQVPVDRAALMAVASTTVATQAGRASVTGLLKLIPGAGSVAGGAIGAAVASSFTYAMGEAWLAVVERAAAGALRRLDGVLDPDQVRSVFLTELRRRVPGLREP
- a CDS encoding methylmalonyl-CoA carboxytransferase subunit 5S, whose translation is MKPREIGITELVLRDAHQSLMATRMAMEDMVDACADIDAAGYWSVECWGGATYDACIRFLNEDPWERLRTFRTLMPNSRLQMLLRGQNLLGYRHYEDEVVERFVEKSAENGMDVFRVFDALNDPRNVAHAMQAVKKAGKHAQGTICYTVSPVHTTEDYITLAGRLLDMGADSIALKDMAALLKPQPAYDIVKGIKDTYGQDVQINVHCHSTTGVTQVALMKAIEAGADVVDTAISSMSLGPGHNPTESVIEMLDGTPYTTTVDRSRLKPIREHFAKVAPKYKKFMSAVTGVKTDIFQSQIPGGMLSNMESQLKAQGAGDRMDEVLAEVPNVRKDAGYPPLVTPSSQIVGTQAVFNVLMGEYKVLTGEFADLMLGYYGECPGERNAEVVEKAKAQTKKEPITERPADLLAPEWGSLAEQAKGLEGFNGTEEDILTNAMFPQVAAKFFKERPQGPRNVGMTEEQVEEERRKAAGLDKALHEPIQYKVTINGQSRSVSVEPA